A window of the Motacilla alba alba isolate MOTALB_02 chromosome 17, Motacilla_alba_V1.0_pri, whole genome shotgun sequence genome harbors these coding sequences:
- the ABCA2 gene encoding ATP-binding cassette sub-family A member 2 isoform X1, giving the protein MGFLHQLHLLLWKNVTLKRRSPWVLAFEIFIPLVLFFILLGLRQKKPTIPVKEVSFYTAAPLTSAGILPIMQSLCPDGQRDEFGFLQYSNSTVTQILEHLSEAVEQSSLFDPQHPGLEEELESLRRHLEALSSPEPSSMETHFSSQAGSSFTLAWAARDQSELRRFLMQNLSLPNSTAELLLGSSIDLQEVYRQFFDSFPLVPDETHERDLWDGFGPRKKMTQLEKSLPSGWRSLEEGLVHRVLRDPVAAPHRPALLRMLSQALGLTSTAVAPAISDSPQALVTEMENVLFTGPVLEQLTCEQYPGGLHHLLRVSPRQQPLLAAYRTLACNGSQTIRQERFAQLASELQKQLDTPRIVSRLKLEEVNSTATQHRLRALLEDLVEMEKVLQDMDILSALAKLLPRGACASKAAPPTANSTSWASANATAGNATAEEEEGTGESPSGTDNPQGQFSAFVQLWAGLQPILCGNNRTIEPEALKQGNMSSLGFTSKEQRNLGLLVHLMTSNPKILYAPVGTEVDKVILKANETFAFVGNVTHYAKAWLNISPEIRAYLEEGRLQRRIHWLQQLTADLHKHPEILNVSDSDVLHNFLNGNFSLPNASILLQQLDTIDNAACGWVRFMAKVSVDIFKGFPDEESIVNYTLNQAYQDNVTVFASVIFQTNRDGSLPPHVMYKIRQNSSFTEKTNEIRRAYWRPGPNTGGRFYFLYGFVWIQDMMERALINTFVGHDVVEPGNYVQMFPYPCYTRDDFLFVIEHMMPLCMVISWVYSVAMMIQHIVTEKEHRLKEVMKMMGLNNAVHWVAWFITGFVQLSISVTALTAILKYGKVLMHSDVLIIWLFLAIYAVATIMFCFLVSVLYSKAKLASACGGIIYFLSYVPYMYVAIREEVAHDKITAFEKCIASLMSTTAFGLGSKYFALYEVAGVGIQWHTFSQSPVEGDDFNLLLSMMMLVVDAMVYGVLTWYIEAVHPGMFGLPRPWYFPFQKSYWLGNGRVETWEWTWPWSRNTRLSIMEEDQACAMESRRLAEETRGIEEEPTHLPLVVCIDKLTKVYKTDKKLALNKLSLNLYENQVVSFLGHNGAGKTTTMSILTGLFPPTSGSATIYGHDIRTEMDKIRKNLGMCPQHNVLFDRLTVEEHLWFYSQLKSMAEEEIRKEMDKMIEDLELSNKRHCQVQTLSGGMKRKLSVAIAFVGGSRAVILDEPTAGVDPYARRAIWDLILKYKPGRTILLSTHHMDEADLLGDRIAIISHGKLKCCGSPLFLKSTYGDGYKLTVVKKQSDTRNGTEPGHSPLSHSSVSPCSEPRVSQFIKKYVASCLLISDTNTELSYILPSEAVKKGCFERLFQHLEQSLEELDLTSFGLMDTTLEEVFLKVSEEDQSLENSDVDVKESKDALQPPASELGPKSEANGELLAEAAMPEKPEVELSNLVTCSKLAQSQASLRSASSVGSVRGDEGGAYSEFFGDYVPLFDNRQDPDNISLQEQEADVEAEDRDLAGRGSFKLEGSWLKLRQFHGLIVKRFHCAKRNTKALFSQILLPAFFVCVAMTVALSVPEIGDLPPLILSPSQYHNYTQPKGNFIPYANEERHEYRIRLSPDASPQQLVNTFHLPSGVGATCVLKTPFNNTLDQPMQTLNLNSNESKMLAAKYFDAMCIDSFTQGLPLSNFVPPPPSPAPSDYPMSVDEDLLHAWNSTTFSTLKGTVTSAPALPRIIHEPIKCTCSMQGTGFSCPSGVGGHPPQMKVVTGDILTDITGRNVSEYLLYTSDRFRLHRYGALTFGNVQKSIPASFGARAPATVRKIAVRRTAQVFYNNKGYHSMPTYLNALNNAILRANLPKSKGNPAAYGITVTNHPMNKTSASLSLDYLLQGTDVVIAIFIIVAMSFVPASFVVFLVAEKATKAKHLQFVSGCDPVIYWLANYMWDMLNYLVPATCCIIILFVFDLPAYTSPTNFPAVLSLFLLYGWSITPIMYPASFWFEVPSSAYVFLIVINLFIGITATVATFLLQLFEHDKDLKVVNSYLKSCFLVFPNYNLGHGLMEMAYNEYINEYYAKIGQFDKMKSPFEWDIVTRGLVAMTIEGFVGFFITIMCQYNFFRKPQRLPVSTKPIEDDIDVANERHRVLRGDADNDMLKIENLTKVYKSRKIGRILAVDRLCVGVRPGECFGLLGVNGAGKTTTFKMLTGDESTTGGEAFINGHSILKELLQVQQSLGYCPQFDALFDELTAQEHLELYTRLRGIPWKDEERVVKWALKKLELTKYADKPASTYSGGNKRKLSTAIALIGYPAFIFLDEPTTGMDPKARRFLWNLILDVIKTGRSVVLTSHSMEECEALCTRLAIMVNGRLKCLGSIQHLKNRFGDGYMITVRTKSSLNVKEVVRFFNRNFPEAVLKERHHTKAQYQLKSDQISLAQVFSKMEQVVDVLGIEDYSVSQTTLDNVFVNFAKKQSDNLEQQETSPSCVLQSPLERVLSLLRPRAAPTELRALVVEEQEDLETDDEGLISFEEERAQLSFNTDTLC; this is encoded by the exons TGGGTGCTGGCCTTCGAGATCTTCATCCCCCTGGTGCTCTTCTTCATCCTCCTGGGGCTGCGGCAGAAGAAGCCGACCATACCTGTGAAGGAAG tct CTTTCTACACGGCGGCCCCGCTCACATCAGCCGGGATCTTGCCAATCATGCAGTCCCTGTGCCCCGATGGCCAGCGCGATGAGTTTGGCTTCCTGCAGTACTCCAACTCCAC GGTGACACAGATTCTGGAACACCTCAGCGAGGCAGTAGAGCAAAGCAGCCTCTTCGACCCGCAGCATCCAGGactggaggaggagctggagtcGCTGCGCCGGCACCTGGAGGccctcagcagccctgagcccagctccaTGGAGACCCACTTCAGCAGCCAAGCAG GGTCCAGCTTCACACTGGCATGGGCAGCCAGAGACCAGAGTGAGCTGCGGCGCTTCCTGATGCAGAACTTGTCCCTCCccaacagcacagctgagctgctcctgggctccAGCATTGACCTGCAGGAG GTGTACCGGCAGTTTTTTGATTCCTTTCCTTTGGTACCTGATGAGACCCATGAGCGAGACCTGTGGGATGGGTTTGGCCCCAGAAAGAAGATGACACAGCTGGAG AAGAGTCTCCCCAGTGGCTGGAGGAGCCTTGAGGAAGGGCTGGTTCACAGGGTGCTGCGGGACCCAGTGGCAGCCCCACACCGTCCAGCACTGCTCCGCATGCTCTCCCAGGCTCTGGGCctcaccagcactgctgtggcacCTGCTATCTCTGATAGCCCCCAGGCCTTGGTCACCGAGATGGAG AATGTCCTCTTCACCGGgccagtgctggagcagctgacaTGTGAGCAGTACCCAGGGGGACTGCACCACCTCCTGCGTGTGtcccccaggcagcagccactgctggcagCATACCGGACACTGGCCTGCAATGGCAGCCAAACCATCCGCCAGGAGCGCTTTGCCCAGCTGGCCTCCGAACTCCAGAAGCAGCTGGACACCCCCAGGATAGTCAGCAGG CTGAAGCTGGAGGAAGTgaacagcacagccacacagcaCCGCCTCCGTGCCCTCCTCGAGGACTTGGTGGAGATGGAGAAGGTTCTCCAGGACATGGACATCCTCTCAGCCCTGGCtaagctgctgcccaggggagcCTGTGCCAGCAAGGCCGCGCCACCCACGGCCAACAGCACCAGCTGGGCCAGCGCCAATGCCACAGCTGGCAATGCCAcggcagaggaggaagagggcaCCGGGGAGAGCCCGTCTGGCACTGACAACCCCCAGGGGCAGTTCTCAGCATTCgtgcagctctgggcagggctgcagcctaTCCTTTGCGGCAACAACCG GACCATCGAGCCTGAGGCACTGAAGCAGGGCAACATGAGCTCTCTGGGCTTCACCAGCAAGGAGCAGCGAAACTTGGGCCTCCTTGTGCATCTGATGACCAGCAACCCCAAAATCCTGTATGCACCTGTGGGCACCGAAGTTGACAAGGTCATCCTGAAG GCCAACGAGACCTTCGCCTTTGTGGGCAACGTCACCCACTATGCCAAGGCATGGCTGAACATCTCCCCTGAGATCCGAGCCTACCTGGAGgagggcaggctgcagaggcGCATCCACTGGCTCCAGCAG TTGACCGCTGACCTCCACAAGCACCCAGAGATTCTGAATGTCTCTGACAGTGATGTTCTTCACAACTTTCTCAACGGCAACTTTTCCCTGCCTAATGCCAGCATCCTACTCCAGCAGCTGGATACCATTGACAATGCTGCCTGTGGCTGGGTCCGCTTCATGGCCAAG GTCAGTGTGGACATTTTCAAAGGCTTCCCGGATGAGGAGAGCATTGTCAACTACACGCTGAACCAGGCCTATCAGGACAATGTCACAGTCTTTGCCA GCGTCATCTTCCAGACCAACAGGGATGGCTCGTTGCCTCCCCATGTCATGTACAAGATCCGGCAGAATTCCAGCTTCACAGAGAAGACCAACGAGATCCGGCGGGCATACTGGCGGCCTGGCCCCAACACTGGCGGCCGCTTCTACTTCCTCTACGGCTTTGTCTGGATCCAGG ACATGATGGAGCGTGCCCTCATCAACACATTTGTTGGCCACGATGTGGTGGAGCCTGGCAACTATGTACAGATGTTCCCGTACCCATGTTATACCCGGGATGA CTTTCTCTTTGTCATCGAGCACATGATGCCCCTCTGCATGGTGATCTCCTGGGTCTACTCAGTGGCCATGATGATCCAGCACATCGTGACAGAGAAGGAGCATCGCCTGAAAGAG GTGATGAAGATGATGGGCCTGAACAATGCGGTGCACTGGGTGGCTTGGTTCATCACTGGCTTTGTCCAGCTCTCCATCTCGGTCACAGCACTCACTGCCATTCTCAAGTACGGCAAGGTCCTGATGCATAGCGACGTCCTCATCATATGGCTCTTCCTTGCCATCTATGCTGTGGCCACCATCATGTTCTG CTTTCTGGTGTCGGTGCTCTACTCCAAGGCCAAGCTGGCCTCTGCCTGTGGTGGCATCATCTACTTCCTCAGCTACGTGCCCTACATGTATGTGGCCATCCGGGAGGAGGTGGCCCATGACAAGATCACGGCCTTTGAGAAGTGCATTGCG TCCCTCATGTCCACCACTGCCTTTGGATTGGGCTCCAAGTACTTTGCGCTGTATGAGGTGGCTGGCGTGGGTATCCAGTGGCACACCTTCAGCCAGTCACCTGTGGAAGGAGATGACTTCAACCTCCTGCTGTCTATGATGATGCTGGTCGTGGATGCCATGGTGTATGGGGTGCTCACGTGGTACATTGAGGCCGTGCACCCGG GCATGTTCGGCCTGCCACGGCCCTGGTACTTCCCTTTTCAGAAGTCTTACTGGCTGGGCAATGGGCGCGTGGAGACCTGGGAGTGGACCTGGCCATGGTCACGCAACACCCGCCTCAGCATCATGGAGGAGGATCAGGCCTGTGCCATGGAGAGCCGGAGGCTGG CAGAGGAGACAAGGGGCATCGAAGAGGAGCCAACCCACCTCCCCCTGGTCGTCTGCATTGACAAGCTCACCAAAGTCTACAAGACAGACAAGAAGCTGGCGCTAAACAAGCTGAGCCTCAACCTCTACGAGAACCAGGTTGTGTCCTTCCTAGGGCACAATGGTGCAGGCAAGACCACCACCAT GTCCATTCTCACTGGCTTGTTCCCTCCAACATCGGGCTCTGCTACCATCTATGGCCACGATATCCGTACAGAGATGGACAAGATCCGGAAGAACCTGGGCATGTGTCCCCAGCATAACGTGCTCTTTGACAGGCTGACGGTGGAGGAACATCTCTGGTTCTACTCACAGCTCAAGAGCATGGCAGAGGAGGAGATCCGCAAGGAGATGGACAA gatgATTGAAGATCTGGAACTCTCCAATAAACGGCACTGCCAAGTGCAGACTCTCTCGGGTGGCATGAAGAGGAAGCTGTCGGTGGCCATTGCCTTTGTGGGTGGGTCGCGAGCTGTTATCTTGGATGAGCCCACAGCTGGTGTGGACCCGTATGCCCGAAGGGCCATCTGGGACCTCATCCTCAAGTACAAGCcag GGAGGACCATCTTGCTCTCCACACACCATATGGATGAGGCTGACCTGCTGGGGGACCGCATTGCCATCATCTCCCATGGCAAGCTCAAGTGCTGTGGTTCTCCGTTGTTCCTCAAGAGCACCTATGGTGATGGCTACAAGCTGACAGTGGTGAAGAAGCAGTCAGACACCAGGAATGGCACAG AGCCAGGCCACAGCCCCCTGAGCCACTCCTCTGTCAGCCCCTGCTCTGAGCCTCGTGTCTCCCAGTTCATCAAGAAGTATGTGGCCTCCTGCCTCCTCATCTCAGACACCAACACAGAGCTCTCCTACATCCTGCCCAGTGAGGCTGTCAAgaagggctgctttgagaggctCTTCCAG CActtggagcagagcctggaagaGCTGGACCTCACCAGTTTTGGGCTGATGGACACCACGCTGGAGGAGGTCTTCCTGAAGGTGTCTGAGGAGGATCAGTCTCTGGAGAACAGTGACGTGG acgTGAAGGAGTCCAAGGATGCCCTGCAGCCACCTGCCTCTGAGCTGGGCCCAAAGTCTGAAGCCAATGGGGAGCTCCTGGCTGAAGCAGCCATGCCAGAGAAGCCCGAGGTGGAGCTCAGCAACCTGGTGACCTGCTCCAAGCTGGCGCAGTCGCAGGCATCCCTGCGCTCAGCGTCCTCGGTGGGCTCCGTGCGTGGCGATGAAGGTGGGGCTTATTCTGAATTCTTTGGGGATTACGTGCCCCTGTTCGATAACCGGCAGGACCCCGATAACATCAGTCTGCAAg aGCAAGAAGCAGATGTGGAAGCAGAGGATCGTGACCTGGCAGGTCGGGGAAGCTTCAAGCTGGAAGGCTCGTGGCTGAAGCTGCGCCAATTCCATGGGCTGATCGTCAAACGCTTCCACTGCGCCAAGCGCAACACCAAGGCCCTCTTCTCGCAGatcctcctgcctgcctttttTGTCTGCGTGGCCATGACAGTGGCGCTCTCCGTGCCCGAAATAG GTGACCTCCCACCCCTCATCCTCTCGCCATCCCAGTACCACAACTACACTCAGCCCAAGGGTAACTTCATTCCTTACGCCAACGAGGAGCGGCATGAGTACCG CATTAGGCTGTCTCCTGatgccagccctcagcagctggTGAACACTTTCCATCTGCCTTCTGGTGTGGGGGCCACCTGCGTGCTCAAGACACCCTTTAACAACACGCTGGACCAGCCCATGCAGACCCTCAACCTCAATAGCAATGAGTCCAAAATGCTGGCAGCCAAGTACTTTGATGCCATGTGCATTGACTCCTTCACCCAGGGCCTTCCGCTTTCCAACTTTGTGCCACCACCTCCGTCCCCGGCTCCCTCTGACTACCCCATGTCAGTGGATGAGGACCTGCTCCATGCCTGGAACTCCACAACCTTCTCCACCCTTAAAG ggacagtgacctcagcccctgccctgccccgcaTCATCCATGAGCCCATCAAGTGCACGTGCTCCATGCAGGGGACTGGCTTCTCCTGCCCTAGTGGCGTGGGGGGCCATCCTCCACAGATGAAGGTAGTGACAGGGGACATCCTGACAGACATCACAGGGCGCAACGTCTCTGAGTATCTGCTCTACACCTCGGACCGCTTCCGGCTGCACAG ATATGGGGCACTCACGTTTGGAAACGTCCAGaaatccatcccagcctcctTCGGAGCCAGAGCTCCAGCCACAGTGCGCAAGATTGCTGTGCGGAGAACGGCCCAG gtcTTCTACAACAATAAGGGCTACCACAGCATGCCCACTTACCTCAATGCCCTCAACAACGCCATCCTGAGAGCCAACCTGCCCAAGAGCAAGGGCAACCCTGCTGCCTATG GCATCACAGTCACCAATCACCCCATGAACAAAACGagtgccagcctgtccctggatTACCT CCTGCAAGGCACAGATGTGGTGATTGCCATCTTCATCATTGTGGCCATGTCCTTCGTCCCAGCCAGCTTTGTGGTATTCCTGGTGGCTGAAAAGGCCACCAAGGCCAAACACTTGCAGTTTGTGAGTGGCTGTGACCCCGTCATCTACTGGTTGGCCAACTACATGTGGGACATG CTAAACTACCTGGTGCCAGCCACGTGCTGCATCATCATCCTGTTCGTGTTTGACCTCCCAGCATATACTTCTCCCACCAACTTCCCTGCTGtcctctccctcttcctgctCTATGG CTGGTCCATCACCCCTATCATGTACCCAGCATCCTTCTGGTTTGaggtgcccagctctgcttaCGTCTTCCTCATCGTCATCAATCTCTTCATTGGCATCACAGCCACTGTCGCCAcgtttctgctgcagctctttgaGCACGACAAG gacCTGAAGGTGGTGAACAGCTACCTGAAGAGCTGCTTCCTCGTGTTTCCTAACTACAACCTGGGCCATGGCCTGATGGAGATGGCCTACAATGAATACATCAATGAATACTATGCCAAGATTG GGCAGTTTGATAAAATGAAATCACCCTTCGAATGGGACATCGTGACACGGGGGCTTGTTGCCATGACAATTGAAGGCTTTGTTGGCTTCTTCATCACCATCATGTGCCAGTACAATTTCTTCCGGAAGCCCCA GCGACTGCCCGTCTCCACCAAACCCATTGAGGATGACATTGATGTGGCCAATGAGAGGCACCGGGTCCTGCGTGGTGACGCTGACAATGACATGCTAAAGATCGAGAACCTCACGAAG GTGTACAAGTCCCGCAAGATTGGGCGCATCCTGGCTGTGGACCGGCTGTGTGTGGGTGTGCGCCCCGGGGAGTGCTTTGGGCTGCTGGGTGTCAACGGTGCAGGCAAGACCACAACATTCAAGATGCTGACAGGGGATGAGAGCACCACAGGTGGAGAGGCCTTCATTAACGGACACAG CATCCTGAAGGAGCTCCTGCAGGTCCAGCAGAGCTTGGGCTACTGCCCCCAGTTCGACGCGCTCTTTGATGAGCTGACGGCCCAGGAGCATCTGGAGCTCTACACCCGCCTGCGTGGCATCCCATGGAAGGATGAGGAGCGG GTGGTCAAGTGGGCACTGAAGAAGCTGGAGTTGACCAAGTACGCAGACAAGCCTGCCAGCACCTACAGTGGGGGCAACAAGAGGAAGCTATCCACAGCCATTGCGCTCATTGGATACCCAGCCTTCATCTTCCTG GACGAGCCAACCACAGGGATGGACCCCAAGGCACGGCGCTTCCTCTGGAACCTCATCCTGGACGTCATCAAAACGGGTCGCTCCGTGGTGCTCACATCTCACAG CATGGAGGAGTGTGAGGCCCTCTGCACCCGTCTGGCCATTATGGTGAATGGGCGGCTCAAGTGTCTCGGCAGCATTCAGCACCTGAAGAACAG GTTCGGTGATGGCTACATGATCACAGTGCGCACCAAGTCCAGCCTCAATGTCAAGGAGGTGGTGAGGTTCTTCAACCGTAACTTCCCTGAGGCTGTCCTCAAG GAGCGTCATCACACCAAGGCCCAGTACCAGCTGAAGTCAGACCAGATCTCACTGGCACAGGTCTTCAGCAAGATGGAGCAGGTGGTGGATGTGCTGGGCATTGAAGACTACTCTGTCAGCCAAACCACACTGGACAAT GTGTTTGTGAATTTTGCCAAGAAGCAAAGTGAcaacctggagcagcaggagaccagccccagctgtgtcctgcagtCACCCCTGGAGCGTGTGCTGAGCCTGCTGCGCCCCCGCGCTGCCCCCACTGAGCTGCGGGCCCTCGtggtggaggagcaggaggaccTGGAGACTGATGATGAAGGCCTCATCAGCTTTGAGGAGGAGAGG GCTCAGCTCTCCTTCAACACGGACACGCTGTGCTGA